A genome region from Streptomyces xanthophaeus includes the following:
- a CDS encoding phosphorylase family protein produces MSAAGGDDRARRPDPLLLACALRIEQAALRSACRGPGRGPAGGHVLLRTGMGPRAAERAVGRALDRPGMDLAAVLATGFCAGLVPGMHPGDLVVAEETRDPQGTVTCTGSTLLAEALARAAPGRTVHTGVLTGSDHVVRGQERAQLRATGAVAVDMESAATLWAATRGGGRPVAAVRVIVDAPEHELVRIGTVRGGISAFRVLRAVLPAFHEWHRSLLLPRR; encoded by the coding sequence ATGTCCGCCGCCGGCGGGGACGACCGGGCCCGCAGGCCCGACCCGCTGCTGCTGGCCTGCGCGCTGCGCATCGAGCAGGCGGCGCTGCGCAGCGCCTGCCGCGGCCCGGGGCGCGGACCGGCCGGCGGGCACGTCCTGCTGCGCACCGGGATGGGCCCGCGCGCGGCGGAGCGGGCCGTCGGCCGGGCGCTGGACCGGCCGGGCATGGACCTCGCCGCCGTCCTCGCGACGGGGTTCTGCGCCGGGCTGGTCCCCGGCATGCACCCCGGAGACCTGGTCGTCGCCGAGGAGACCCGGGACCCGCAGGGAACCGTCACCTGCACCGGCAGCACCCTGCTCGCCGAGGCACTGGCCCGGGCCGCCCCGGGCCGGACCGTGCACACCGGCGTGCTGACCGGATCCGACCACGTCGTCCGCGGCCAGGAGCGCGCGCAGCTGCGCGCCACCGGCGCCGTCGCGGTCGACATGGAGTCCGCGGCCACCCTGTGGGCCGCCACCCGGGGCGGCGGCCGTCCGGTTGCGGCCGTCCGGGTGATCGTGGACGCTCCGGAGCACGAGCTCGTCCGTATCGGCACGGTTCGCGGGGGAATATCGGCCTTCCGTGTCCTGCGTGCCGTACTGCCCGCGTTTCATGAATGGCACCGTTCGTTGCTGCTCCCCAGGAGGTGA
- the shc gene encoding squalene--hopene cyclase encodes MTATTDGSAESAGAGSESTPGAQGLPAGPGVGRARGPAAEPGPPAPSRAGRAGPRAEYGPPGTPGAQGARCAPPAAGPGQSTPPAGRQGVATMPPAAKPGGPPAPTTGRGGGRALTADPSAGPGPDRPVRTTVAADLPRPPDGAPPGVYEAAARATRNLLDRQDPEGWWKGDLETNVTMDAEDLLLRQFLGIRDEATTSAAALFIRGEQREDGTWATFHGGPPELSATIEAYVALRLAGDAPDAPHMSRASAWIRAHGGIAAARVFTRIWLALFGWWNWEHLPELPPELVFLPPWVPLNIYDFGCWARQTIVPLTVVSALRPVRPAPFALDELHADARTPHPARRLAPLTSWDGAFQRMDKALHVYRRFAPRRLRKAAMATAGRWIVERQENDGCWGGIQPPAVYSVIALHLLGYDLGHPVMRAGLESLERFAVWRADGARMIEACQSPVWDTCLAAIALADAGLRPDHPALVRAADWMLGEEIVRTGDWAVRRPGLAPGGWAFEFHNDTYPDIDDTAEVVLALRRIKHPDPARVEAAIARGVSWNLGMQSRNGAWGAFDADNTSPLPNKLPFCDFGEVIDPPSADVTAHVVEMLAFEGRAGDARTRRGIAWLLAEQEPSGGWFGRWGTNYVYGTGSVVPALTAAGISPGHPAIRRAVRWLESVQNEDGGWGEDQRSYKDPSWAGKGASTASQTAWALMALLSAGEREGKAVERGIAHLVETQKEDGTWDEPYFTGTGFPWDFSINYHLYRQVFPLTALGRYLYGEPFAPAGAHPAAAGEA; translated from the coding sequence ATGACAGCGACGACCGACGGCAGCGCCGAGAGCGCCGGCGCCGGCAGCGAATCCACCCCGGGCGCCCAGGGCCTCCCGGCAGGCCCCGGCGTGGGGCGCGCCCGTGGCCCGGCCGCAGAACCGGGGCCGCCCGCCCCGTCCCGCGCGGGCCGGGCAGGCCCGCGGGCCGAGTACGGACCGCCGGGCACGCCCGGCGCGCAGGGCGCCCGCTGCGCCCCACCGGCGGCCGGACCGGGGCAGTCGACCCCGCCCGCCGGCCGTCAGGGCGTGGCCACGATGCCGCCCGCGGCGAAGCCGGGCGGCCCGCCCGCGCCGACCACCGGCCGGGGCGGCGGCCGTGCCCTCACCGCGGACCCGTCCGCCGGACCGGGGCCCGACCGGCCGGTCCGGACCACCGTGGCCGCGGACCTGCCCCGGCCGCCGGACGGCGCCCCGCCGGGGGTGTACGAGGCCGCCGCGCGCGCCACCAGGAACCTGCTGGACCGCCAGGACCCCGAAGGCTGGTGGAAGGGCGACCTGGAGACCAACGTCACCATGGACGCGGAGGACCTGCTGCTGCGGCAGTTCCTCGGGATCCGGGACGAGGCCACCACCTCGGCCGCCGCCCTCTTCATCCGCGGCGAACAGCGCGAGGACGGCACCTGGGCCACCTTCCACGGCGGACCGCCCGAACTGTCCGCCACCATCGAGGCCTACGTCGCGCTGCGCCTCGCCGGGGACGCGCCGGACGCCCCGCACATGTCCCGGGCCTCGGCCTGGATCCGGGCCCACGGAGGGATCGCCGCCGCCCGCGTCTTCACCCGGATCTGGCTGGCCCTCTTCGGCTGGTGGAACTGGGAACACCTGCCCGAACTCCCGCCCGAGCTGGTCTTCCTGCCGCCCTGGGTGCCGCTGAACATCTACGACTTCGGCTGCTGGGCCCGCCAGACCATCGTCCCGCTCACCGTGGTCTCCGCCCTGCGCCCGGTCCGCCCGGCCCCCTTCGCCCTCGACGAGCTGCACGCCGACGCGCGCACGCCCCACCCCGCCCGCAGACTCGCCCCGCTGACCAGCTGGGACGGCGCCTTCCAGCGGATGGACAAGGCCCTGCACGTCTACCGCCGGTTCGCCCCGCGCCGGCTGCGCAAGGCGGCGATGGCCACCGCCGGCCGCTGGATCGTCGAACGACAGGAGAACGACGGCTGCTGGGGCGGGATCCAGCCGCCCGCCGTGTACTCGGTCATCGCCCTGCACCTGCTCGGCTACGACCTCGGGCATCCGGTGATGCGCGCCGGACTGGAGTCCCTGGAGCGGTTCGCGGTGTGGCGCGCGGACGGCGCCCGGATGATCGAGGCCTGTCAGTCCCCGGTGTGGGACACCTGCCTCGCCGCGATCGCCCTGGCCGACGCGGGCCTGCGCCCCGACCATCCCGCACTGGTCAGGGCGGCCGACTGGATGCTCGGCGAGGAGATCGTCCGCACGGGCGACTGGGCCGTGCGCCGGCCCGGGCTCGCCCCCGGCGGCTGGGCGTTCGAGTTCCACAACGACACCTACCCCGACATCGACGACACGGCCGAGGTGGTCCTCGCCCTGCGCCGGATCAAGCACCCGGACCCGGCCCGCGTCGAGGCGGCCATCGCCCGCGGGGTGTCGTGGAACCTCGGCATGCAGTCGAGGAACGGTGCGTGGGGCGCCTTCGACGCCGACAACACCAGCCCCCTTCCGAACAAGCTGCCCTTCTGCGACTTCGGCGAGGTCATCGACCCGCCCTCGGCCGACGTCACCGCCCACGTGGTGGAAATGCTCGCCTTCGAGGGCCGCGCGGGAGACGCGCGGACCCGGCGCGGCATCGCCTGGCTGCTGGCCGAACAGGAGCCGAGCGGCGGCTGGTTCGGCCGCTGGGGCACCAACTACGTCTACGGCACCGGCTCGGTGGTCCCGGCCCTCACCGCCGCCGGGATCTCCCCGGGGCATCCCGCGATCCGGCGGGCCGTGCGCTGGCTGGAATCCGTACAGAACGAGGACGGCGGATGGGGCGAGGACCAGCGCTCCTACAAGGACCCGTCCTGGGCGGGGAAGGGCGCTTCCACCGCCTCGCAGACCGCCTGGGCGCTCATGGCCCTGCTGTCGGCCGGCGAGCGCGAGGGCAAGGCCGTGGAGCGGGGCATCGCCCACCTGGTGGAGACCCAGAAGGAGGACGGCACCTGGGACGAGCCGTACTTCACCGGCACCGGCTTCCCCTGGGACTTCTCCATCAACTACCACCTGTACCGGCAGGTGTTCCCGCTCACCGCGCTCGGCCGCTACCTGTACGGGGAACCGTTCGCCCCGGCCGGAGCGCATCCGGCAGCGGCCGGGGAGGCGTGA